A single window of Dermacentor albipictus isolate Rhodes 1998 colony chromosome 1, USDA_Dalb.pri_finalv2, whole genome shotgun sequence DNA harbors:
- the LOC139059396 gene encoding THAP domain-containing protein 1-like, translating into MTGCCVPLCTGSWKKGLRTFRFPRDPERRKKWEAQVKREKWKATDTSKICERHFEPDQYENARQDWRRLLKSTAVPTLFDFRPQPKCRKPPVRRRSLADSATSATESFQSTDIASPGPSSPNDQELDTGKLCISDSTEEEEQEEHCDILDVDSLSTSEMRKALRDMQKKNSQLKESLSVAKKKMRTATRQAAKLETKVTMLTANLNYLNEDQKTALERQDRTCRTWSADTVKKALQLKFACGGTGYDLLIEQGYRLPSRRTLCRRLQHLSFKPGVLHEILSAM; encoded by the exons ATGACGGGTTGCTGCGTTCCGCTGTGCACCGGCTCATGGAAAAAAGGACTGCGGACTTTTCGGTTTCCCCGAGACCCTGAGAGAAGAAAGAAGTGGGAGGCTCAAGTGAAGCGGGAGAAGTGGAAAGCGACTGACACATCTAAGATATGCGAG CGTCACTTTGAGCCTGACCAGTACGAAAATGCCAGACAAGACTGGCGGCGGCTGCTGAAGTCTACTGCAGTTCCGACTCTCTTTGATTTTAGAC CGCAACCGAAATGCAGGAAACCTCCTGTGAGGCGACGAAGTTTAGCTGATTCTGCAACTTCAGCTACCGAATCATTTCAGTCGACAGATATTGCCTCACCCGGACCTTCATCTCCCAACGATCAGGAGCTAGACACAGGTAAACTCTGCATCAGTGATAGCACAGAAGAAGAGGAACAGGAGGAGCACTGTGACATCCTGGACGTTGACTCACTGTCAACAAGCGAAATGCGGAAAGCTCTCCGGGACATGCAGAAGAAAAACTCTCAGCTTAAGGAAAGTCTGTCTGTCGCTAAAAAGAAGATGAGGACTGCTACGAGGCAAGCAGCCAAGCTGGAAACAAAGGTCACAATGTTGACTGCCAACTTGAACTATCTGAACGAAGACCAGAAGACAGCTCTAGAAAGGCAGGATAGAACATGTCGCACGTGGAGTGCCGACACAGTAAAAAAGGCACTGCAACTCAAGTTCGCCTGTGGAGGTACAGGTTATGACCTCCTCATAGAGCAAGGCTACCGCCTGCCATCACGGCGCACACTATGTAGAAGATTGCAGCATCTGTCTTTCAAGCCTGGCGTGCTGCATGAAATATTGTCTGCAATGTAA